The DNA region TTTGGCACAACCCGACCAGCGTCCTCTGAGTTGACTCTGGAGGCGCGGCGGGCGGGGAGGTAGCCGGCCAGGGTGGCGACCAGGACCATAAGAACCGCCGCCAGGGCCAACAGTTGTCTTTCGCTAAGCACTTGCGGCCTGAAGAACCCCGCGGGCGTAGCGGCTGGAGGGCGAGTCCCCTTCCAAGGCGATCTCCCGGAGAAGTTTACTGATCGACAGGTAACTCGTGCCTTCAACCAGCGAAGCCAGTGCTGTATGACGGTTTGGGAGGCTGGTGTCCAACACGATTTCAGACAGCGGCGCGACTATCTCTTTGCCGCCCAAGGCCATCACCAACCACTTGGCGGCCCACCACTCAAATGGGCCCCCTCCCTTGGCATAATCGACCAGAGGGGGAATTGCGGCGGGACCCATTTCCAGCACCTCCCGGTAGTGAGCTGCTGAGGGATGGGGACGGGTGATGGCCTTAACGCCTTCTGGAAGTATGATGGTGCCCGATTCAATGACCTCTGCCATGATCTCCTCGATCCGTCTCCGGACTCGTTCTGGATTTGCCGGGTCGGGCCTTCTCGCAACGCCCCCGCTGATTTGGGCAATCGGCTCCCCGCCTTGGGCCAGGGCCTCGAACTCGCCCCTTTGCAGCATGACCTCCTGTGCGTACTCCAGGATCTTCCCGGCTGCCTCCTTCTCGGTGATGGCGTTGAGCAGCCAAGAAACCTCCAAATAGCCGTTGTGCTCGACAACTCGCTGCAGAGCTTCCAGACGCAGGTCCGGGTCGGACTCGTTTCGGGCAGCTTGGATAAGGGCCGGGGCCGCCAGATCACCTCCAATCCGGTCTAGAAATCGAATGGCTGCCAGACGCCGGCCTCTTTCCGGCGACTCCGCCAAGCGGGACAGGCACTGGACGGCGACAATGCCGTAACTGCGGATCTCGCGGCCTCTTTCGCTCCAGATGACGTCCAGAGATAGCTTGTCTAGCCCCTCAATCAAAGCCTCTTCAACCAGATCAGTGAGTCGCTGTTGCACCGCCTCCTCATCGATGTCCTTCCAAAAATCTTGGTAGTAATCGGCTTGAAGGGACACCGGCTCAATCGAAGACGAACTCCACGCTTCTCCGCCAAACGCAGCGACGGAGACCAAGCTCATCCCCAGATGGACTCCCAAGGCAATTCGTATTCTCACAAGGCTAAGCCTCCTAGTTAACCGTACCATGACTAAACGACGTGCCGTTATTGAAGAGCAGCAACCCCAACATGCAATCGGTTCGGACCGTCTGGTTGGTGATCGAAAACGTTGTCGTGCCACCGCCACCCGGAACCCGAAGCTTGAAGTTCTGGATGACACCAACACACAGATTCGGCGGAGGTGCAGCTCCAAAGCAAGTGCCAACAGGCTCGTCAGTGAATTCCCCGTCTGCGTTGGTCGTAGATGGAGAAGCAAATGGGAGGTATCCTTGACCCCAGTTCTGGCCATTGCGGATGATTTCTTCGAGCGGCGTCATCCCAGCAACCTCGATGACATCGCCGTTCTGATCCAAGACGCGATATTCAACCTCCACGAAGAAGCCCCTTTGATTCGCAGTCGGAGCGCAAGTCGGATCTTCAATGGCAAAGACGTCGATTGCATCAAAACGGGTCGGTTTCTGCGCAACAAAGGTCTTGGCGTTGGTGGTGGCGCCTGCCGCGGTGACGGTGACGGAACGGGAGCCGGCCGCTGCGCTCCCCGGCAGGGAGAAGGTGGCGGTCACCGAGTTAGGCGTGACCGATTGAACGGTGGCTGTGATCCCGCTTCCACTGACGTTGACCGAGAGCGGCTCTACGAATCCGGTGCCCTGGAGCGTCACGGTGGTAGACCCGCCCAGCACATAACGATCCGGGGAGATGGAAGTGAGGGTCGGATTCAGAACCAACACTTCAGCCGTCGGGCTGAAAAAGCCCGACGAACTGCTCCCCGGAACCGAAAGCGGCTTAGCTGTCTCCGTGCAGGAGCAGTTCATGCCGCCCGAGGGCAGGAACTCGCAGAGGGTGGGGGGCAACCATCCCGTCCCCAGGAAGGAGGCACCGATATCGGCCTCACCCGCTGAGTGGAATTCGACGTCGGCGCGCAGGAAACCCTTGTCCACCGAGGCCACGCCGCCGTCCGAGCTGTTGTAGCCGGCGAATCCCGAGACGTCCTTCCAGTTGGAGTCATCGAAGGTCTCCACGGCGTAAATGCGGGACTCAAGACCGGCGTCCCCAATGTACAAGGCGGGGATGCCGAAAGCGCCGGGGACGCCGGCCAGGCTTGTCAGCAAGAAAAGGTTCTCCGAAGAGGCGGGGCACACCGGACACCCCGCCGCGATCGAGACACCCAGTGTGCGGTTCTCCAACACGGCCTGGCCGCTGACGCTGGACGGGTCCTCGCTGTGGACAAGCAGCTTGATCTGGCCCTCCTCGGCGGTCAGCGGCAACACCCGGCCGAACTCGTCCGGGATCTGCTCGGCCTGCAGCAGGCCCACGTCGACCATCCTGAACTCGAACGGCTCCAGCCACTTGGCGCCCGCGTAGGTGTAGGACTGACCTTGGGAGTGGATGAACAGGCAGAAGACGGCCCTTTCCGAGGTGCGGTTGGTCAGGTACACCTTGGTCGTCCAGCCGCCTTGCAGCAGCATGGGGTAGCTGTAGCCCAGGTTCAGATCGGAAGGCCACACCGCCTTCGACTGGTGGACATGGCCGAAGACTTCATCCACGCTCAAGAGCGAAGCAGTCACTGCTCCAGGGGAACCGGCGTATTCCAGTTCCAGGCCGGCCTCGAGGATTTCACCGCCATCGGCCTGCCGCATGGCGGAAAGGGAAGCCCCAAGGTCCAGAACGACCGCCTCATAAGGGTCGAGTTGCAGCCCGTCGAGCAGTTGGAGGCGGGAGCCCGGCGCCGACAGGGTTTCGGCGAACTGTGCATGGGCGCTGACCGTCACGGAGCGGGGCATCTCGTTGGAAAGAATGAGGAAGGGCGAGATGCGGCTGCCCTTGTCGGTGACCCCCGAGCG from Acidobacteriota bacterium includes:
- a CDS encoding HEAT repeat domain-containing protein, whose translation is MRIRIALGVHLGMSLVSVAAFGGEAWSSSSIEPVSLQADYYQDFWKDIDEEAVQQRLTDLVEEALIEGLDKLSLDVIWSERGREIRSYGIVAVQCLSRLAESPERGRRLAAIRFLDRIGGDLAAPALIQAARNESDPDLRLEALQRVVEHNGYLEVSWLLNAITEKEAAGKILEYAQEVMLQRGEFEALAQGGEPIAQISGGVARRPDPANPERVRRRIEEIMAEVIESGTIILPEGVKAITRPHPSAAHYREVLEMGPAAIPPLVDYAKGGGPFEWWAAKWLVMALGGKEIVAPLSEIVLDTSLPNRHTALASLVEGTSYLSISKLLREIALEGDSPSSRYARGVLQAASA
- a CDS encoding IPT/TIG domain-containing protein produces the protein PFWLPSPPSDGHVLLLNRSTEVIDLSIQIRSGPRASERGMAIQPGQLRVLDLRQAGGIHGNERVGAVKVSHSGGYGDLIVRGFVLDEAHGFSSRLDFFATPPDLEDESLSDTSSVTFPTLRSGVTDKGSRISPFLILSNEMPRSVTVSAHAQFAETLSAPGSRLQLLDGLQLDPYEAVVLDLGASLSAMRQADGGEILEAGLELEYAGSPGAVTASLLSVDEVFGHVHQSKAVWPSDLNLGYSYPMLLQGGWTTKVYLTNRTSERAVFCLFIHSQGQSYTYAGAKWLEPFEFRMVDVGLLQAEQIPDEFGRVLPLTAEEGQIKLLVHSEDPSSVSGQAVLENRTLGVSIAAGCPVCPASSENLFLLTSLAGVPGAFGIPALYIGDAGLESRIYAVETFDDSNWKDVSGFAGYNSSDGGVASVDKGFLRADVEFHSAGEADIGASFLGTGWLPPTLCEFLPSGGMNCSCTETAKPLSVPGSSSSGFFSPTAEVLVLNPTLTSISPDRYVLGGSTTVTLQGTGFVEPLSVNVSGSGITATVQSVTPNSVTATFSLPGSAAAGSRSVTVTAAGATTNAKTFVAQKPTRFDAIDVFAIEDPTCAPTANQRGFFVEVEYRVLDQNGDVIEVAGMTPLEEIIRNGQNWGQGYLPFASPSTTNADGEFTDEPVGTCFGAAPPPNLCVGVIQNFKLRVPGGGGTTTFSITNQTVRTDCMLGLLLFNNGTSFSHGTVN